One Methanobacteriaceae archaeon genomic window carries:
- a CDS encoding preprotein translocase subunit Sec61beta: MAKKEKKYLPPSGAGLVRYFEEETKGPKLSPEQVIIITVVLAVFCIALRFSYS, translated from the coding sequence TTGGCAAAGAAAGAAAAGAAATATCTCCCACCAAGTGGAGCGGGCCTGGTAAGATACTTTGAAGAGGAAACTAAAGGCCCCAAACTCAGCCCTGAACAGGTGATTATTATTACCGTTGTTCTGGCTGTTTTCTGTATCGCTCTCAGGTTTTCATATTCCTGA
- a CDS encoding adenylosuccinate lyase, translating to MAIHPIEFRYGTPEMKKVWEAENKLQKMLEVEAALAEAESQLGLIPEDAALEIKRKASTKYVTPERVAEIERETNHDIASIVKALAEVCDGDAGEYVHFGATSNDIIDSSQSLLLRESIEIIQEKVERLTKIILFLADEHKETVCIGRTHGQHALPTTYGMKFALWADELHRQYDRLEECKGRLCVGMMTGAVGTTAALGEEGWDVHLKVSEVLGLPPALISNQVLQRDNHAEYLMDLANLASTLDKIALEIRNLQRTEIQELGESFDPEKQVGSSTMPHKMNPITAERICGVSRVVKAYTSPALQNNPLWHERDLTNSSAERIILPESSILTDYILNLTIRLMEKLTFYPENIERNLNHTGGLIMAERFMAELTRRGMGRQTAYALVRKCALKANKQGISLKDVILQQKELNEYLSPQEIDQIMDPHTYLGSSVRVVERVLDESKGWFTK from the coding sequence ATGGCTATTCACCCTATAGAATTTCGTTATGGAACACCAGAAATGAAAAAAGTCTGGGAAGCAGAGAATAAACTTCAAAAGATGCTGGAAGTAGAGGCAGCATTGGCTGAAGCTGAATCCCAGCTTGGACTAATTCCTGAAGATGCAGCACTTGAAATCAAGAGAAAAGCCAGCACAAAATATGTTACTCCAGAAAGAGTGGCTGAAATAGAAAGGGAAACCAACCATGACATAGCCTCAATTGTCAAAGCACTGGCTGAAGTTTGTGATGGTGATGCAGGAGAATACGTCCACTTCGGTGCCACTTCCAATGATATTATTGACAGTTCCCAGTCCCTCCTACTCCGGGAATCCATTGAAATTATCCAGGAGAAGGTGGAACGCCTCACCAAAATCATCCTATTTCTGGCAGATGAACATAAAGAAACAGTCTGCATCGGCAGAACTCATGGACAACACGCATTACCCACCACCTATGGAATGAAATTCGCCCTCTGGGCTGATGAACTCCACCGTCAGTATGATCGGCTGGAAGAGTGTAAAGGAAGGCTCTGTGTGGGGATGATGACTGGTGCAGTGGGAACCACCGCTGCCCTGGGAGAAGAAGGATGGGATGTTCATCTAAAGGTTTCAGAAGTTCTGGGACTTCCACCGGCCTTGATATCCAACCAAGTACTGCAAAGGGATAACCATGCCGAATACCTTATGGATCTGGCAAATCTGGCTAGTACACTGGATAAAATAGCACTGGAAATACGTAACCTGCAGAGAACTGAGATTCAAGAATTAGGGGAGAGTTTCGACCCGGAGAAACAGGTTGGTTCCAGTACCATGCCTCATAAAATGAACCCCATAACTGCTGAGAGAATATGTGGTGTTTCAAGAGTGGTTAAGGCTTACACTTCACCAGCACTTCAAAATAATCCATTATGGCATGAAAGAGACCTGACTAACTCCTCAGCCGAAAGAATTATACTACCCGAGTCATCCATACTCACTGATTACATCTTGAATTTAACCATCCGATTAATGGAAAAACTGACCTTTTACCCGGAAAATATTGAACGGAACCTCAACCACACTGGTGGGCTTATCATGGCTGAGAGGTTTATGGCTGAACTCACCCGCAGGGGAATGGGGAGGCAAACTGCTTATGCCCTGGTTCGAAAGTGTGCTCTTAAAGCCAATAAACAGGGTATCAGTTTAAAAGATGTCATACTCCAACAAAAGGAGTTAAATGAATACCTAAGTCCCCAGGAGATTGACCAGATAATGGATCCCCATACCTATTTGGGGTCTTCAGTTCGCGTGGTAGAAAGGGTCTTGGATGAATCTAAAGGTTGGTTCACAAAATAA
- a CDS encoding DUF126 domain-containing protein has product MVKCRKISRGTAEGEVIISHDPLSFLGGVDPQTGNVIDREHELYQQNISGKILVMPSGKGSTVGSYVIFQMAKNKTAPLAIIALEAEPIIATGAIMASIPMVDQPEEDIFKILKEKDIVEVDADSGIIKIKK; this is encoded by the coding sequence ATTGTTAAGTGTCGGAAAATTTCCAGGGGAACTGCAGAGGGAGAAGTGATTATCTCCCATGATCCTTTGAGTTTCCTGGGCGGTGTTGATCCACAGACAGGAAATGTGATAGACCGAGAACACGAATTGTACCAGCAGAATATAAGTGGGAAAATACTGGTTATGCCCTCTGGGAAGGGTTCTACTGTTGGATCTTACGTTATCTTCCAGATGGCTAAAAACAAGACCGCACCCCTGGCTATTATCGCCCTGGAAGCAGAGCCCATCATTGCCACTGGCGCCATAATGGCCAGTATCCCCATGGTTGACCAGCCAGAAGAAGATATTTTTAAAATTTTAAAAGAAAAAGATATTGTTGAAGTTGATGCGGATTCAGGAATAATTAAAATAAAAAAATAA